The DNA sequence ACGAATACCTCACGGCCTTCTGACCACCACGACTTTCTGCCACCAACAACGAAGAACAGGAGTTCCACATGTGTGGAATCGTGGGTTTGCACCTACGTGACCGGGCTCTGTACCCAGAACTGGGCGCACTGCTGACCGGCATGCTCGACCAGATGTGCGATCGCGGCCCCGACTCGGCCGGCATGTCCATCTACGGTGACCCGACGTGGTCGCCCGAGGGCCACGCCACCGTTTCCCTACTCGAGAACCCACTCTCGGCGTCCGACCTGGCGTCGGCTCTGACCACCGCGCTCGGCGTCGAGGCGACAGTCATCGACCTCGAGCCGACCACTGTGCTCCACGCGGCCGTTCCGTCCGATGAGCTCGTCGCGGCGGTGCGCGGTGTGGCACCGGCGGCGCGGATCATCGGCTTCGGTAGCGAGGTCACGGTCCTCAAGGGAATGGGCAATCCGACCGAGCTCGCCCACCGCTTCGGCCTACCGAACGCCTCGGGCTGGCAGGGCGTCGCTCACACCCGTATGGCGACCGAATCGGCTGTCACCGCTGAAGGTTCGCACCCCTTCTCTGTCGGCACGGACCAGTGCCTGGTGCACAACGGATCGTTCTCCAATCACATGAGCATCAAGCACGAACTCGAACGCAGTGGTGTTGTGTTCGACAGTCAGAACGACACCGAGGTCGGCGCACGGTTCATCGCCAAGCAACTCGCCGAGGGTGTCGATCTCGAGAAGTCGCTGCTGATGCTCAACGAGACCTTCGACGGTTTCTACACACTGTTGGTCTCGAACAAGGACTCGTTCGCCGTGGTCCGCGACCCCATCTCATGCAAGCCCGCCGTCATCGCCGAAACCGACCGCTGGGTCGCGATGGCCTCTGAATACCGTGCGCTGGCAGGACTGCCCGGCGTCGACACCGCCCGCATTTTCGAACCCGAACCAGAAGAGGTGTACGTATGGCACCGTCAGTGACCGAGACGCCGAACGCCGTCGCCACAGCGGACGACACCGCTGAGATCACGACGTTCGATCTGCTGTCCACCACCGTCCGTTCGGTCAACGAGACCCTGCAGTCCCTGCAGGCGCCGAACCAGTCGGTCATCACGGCGCCGCAAGGTGCTCACGCCCTGGCCTGTGGACTCGACAAGGACATCGACGTCACCATCGAAGGACACGTCGGCTACTACTGCGCCGGTATGAACCAGCAGGCCACCGTCACGATCAACGGGAACGCCGGTGTCGGGCTGGCCGAGAACATGATGTCCGGGACCGTACGGGTCACCGGCGACGCCTCGCAGTCGGCCGGAGCCACCGCCCACGGCGGCCTGCTCGTCATCGAGGGCAATGCCGCAGCGCGTTGCGGGATCTCGATGAAGGGCGCCGACATCGTGGTCGGCGGCAACATCGGCCACATGAGCGCCTTCATGGGCCAGGCCGGACGCCTTGTCGTCTGCGGCGACGCCGGCGAAGCCCTTGGTGATTCGCTGTACGAGGCCCGTATCTACGTCCGCGGCACGGTCGCATCGCTGGGTGCCGACTGCATCAAGAAGGAGATGCGTGATGAGCACCTCGCCGAACTGGGTGACCTGCTCGCCACCGCAGGCATCGACGCCGATCCCGCCGACTTCACCCGCTATGGCTCCGCCCGGCAGCTCTACAACTTCCACGTCGACAACGCCGCGGCGTACTGACATCCGGCGTACTGACACCCCGGCGTACAAGGAGCGATACCCATGACCTACAACCCGACCTTGCGTGAATCGGCCACCTTCGACAGAGGCGTCATCGCCGAAATCCAACGGGCCGCCGACACCGGCATCTACGACATCCGCGGCTGGGGAGCCAAACGCAAACTCCCCCACTTCGACGACCTGCTGTTCCTGGGCGCGTCGATGTCGCGATACCCACTCGAGGGGTACCGCGAACGCTGCGACACCGACGTGGTTCTCGGTGACCGCAACGCGAAGTTCCCGCTGCACCTGGACATCCCGATCACCATCGCAGGCATGAGTTTTGGTGCACTGTCGGGTCAGGCCAAGGAAGCCCTGGGCCGGGGTGCCAGTGAAGTGGGCACCTCGACCACCACCGGCGACGGCGGCATGACCCCCGAAGAGCGCGGTCAGTCGAAGAACCTGGTGTACCAGTACCTTCCGTCGCGGTACGGCATGAACCCCGACGACCTGCGCAAGGCCGACGCGATCGAAATCGTGCTCGGTCAGGGCGCGAAGCCCGGTGGCGGCGGAATGCTCCTGGGACAGAAGATCACCGAGCGTGTCGCCGGGATGCGGACGCTGCCCATGGGAGTCGACCAACGGTCGGCGTGCCGACATCCGGACTGGACGGGACCGGACGATCTCGCGATCAAGATCATCGAGCTGCGTGAGATCACCAACTGGGAGAAGCCCATCTACGTCAAGGTCGGTGCCACCCGCACCTACTACGACGTGAAACTGGCCGTCAAAGCCGGCGCCGACGTCGTTGTCGTCGACGGTATGCAGGGCGGAACCGCCGCCACCCAGGACGTGTTCATCGAACACGTCGGCATCCCGACGCTCGCAGCGATTCCACAGGCAGTCCAAGCGCTGCAAGAGATGGGTCAGCACCGACGGTCGAGCGGAGCGAGGGGAGAAAGTGGATCAGTCCAGCTCATCGTCTCCGGCGGCATCCGTTCGGGCGCCGACGTCGCCAAGGCCATGGCTCTCGGTGCCGACGCCGTCGCGATCGGTACCGCTGCGCTCATTGCGCTGGGCGACAACAACCCTCGGTATGCAAAGGAGTATCAAGAGCTCGGTAGCGACGCCGGCTTCTACGACGACTTCCAGGCCGGTCGCGACCCCGCCGGGATCACCACCCAGGACCCGGAACTGTCCAAGAATCTCGATCCCGTCGAGGGCGGACGGCGACTCGCCAACTACCTGCGGGTGTTGACCATGGAGGCCCAAACCCTCGCACGCGCCTGCGGCAAGTCGCATCTGCGCAACCTCGAACCAGAGGACCTGGTGGCACTGACCGTCGAATCGTCGGCGATGGCTCGCGTGCCGCTGGCGGGCACCACCTGGATCCCTGGGAAGATGTGACCCTGCCCGAACCCGCCTTCTCGCCGGGTGTCGTCGAGGACACGACCCCTCGCGAAGTGTGCGACCACGACGGCGCCGGTCCGCTCGAATTGCTGATCGGGTCCCAGACCCGGCGGCTGCGGATCAGCGCCGGCCTCTCGGTCAGCGAGATGGCGGCCGCCACCGGGATCTCGAAGTCGATGCTGTCGAAAATCGAGAACGCCCAGACCTCCTGCAGTCTGGCGACATTGTCGAAACTGGCCGCAGCACTCGACGTACCGGTCACCTCACTCTTCCGTGGCGAAAAGACCCAACGCGAGTCGGTGTTCACTCGTGCCGGAACCGGCGCCGAGATCGTCGGACGCGGAACACGGGCAGGCCATCACTACGAACTGCTCGGAGCGTTGCGTGGGCAGCATCGGCGGCTCGAGGCTGTCGTCGTGACGCTGCGCGAGCAGACGACATCCACCCCACGCTTTCAGCATCCGGGAACCGAGCTGCTCCACATGCTCGAGGGCGAGATGGTCTACGGCCACGACAACTCCGAGTACACCCTGCACGCCGGCGACTCCTTGCTGCTCGACGGCGAAGGTGTGCATGGCCCAACCGAACTCACGCAACTGCCGATCCGATTCCTCGCCGTCACCGCGTATCCCGACAACTACTCAGAATGACAGAAGGACCTGACATGACCGCGTTCGATTCCATGTGGGCATCAATACTCGATGTCGGTCGCGCCACGACCGGCGGCTACCGTCGCTTCGCATGGAACGACGCCGACATGACGTTGCGCGAGTGGTTCACCGGCGCCGCCACCGACCGCGGTATGTCCGTCGAAGAAGACCGGAACGGGAACCTCTGGGCGTGGTGGATGCCGGGCGGCTGGAAAGGCGATCCGACCGACGCCTTCGTCACCGGGTCGCATCTCGATTCGGTGCCCGACGGCGGCGCGTACGACGGACCACTCGGAGTCGTGTCCTCGTTCATCGCGATCGACATCGTGCGAGATCGCGGGATCGTACCCACCAAACCGATTGGTGTCACGGCATTCTCGGACGAAGAGGGTGCACGGTTCGGCGTGGCTTGCGTGGGGTCGCAATTGACCACCGGCGCACTCACGCCGGGGCGTGCACTGGGGCTCCGCGACGCCGACGGAGTCACGCTGGCCGAGGCGCTCACCCGGTCCGGCCGTGATCCGTCACACCTCGGTGCCGATCCCACACTGACCGACCGCGTCGGGGTCTACGTCGAGCTGCATGTTGAGCAGGGCCGGGGTCTCGATCTGGTCGATCAGCCGATCGCTGTCGCGTCGTCGATCTGGCCGCATGGGCGGTGGTTTTTCAGCTTCACCGGTGAGGCCAACCATGCCGGTGCCACCCGATTGGTCGACCGCCGCGATCCAATGCTCGCGTTCGCGTCGTCGGTCCACACCGCCCGCAGCGCGGCAACCCTGCACGACGCCGTCGCCACGTTCGGCAAAGTCCGGGTACTACCCAACGGCGCCAACGCCATCCCGTCCGAGGTCCTCGCCTGGCTCGACGCCCGCGCCGCCGACGAATCGACGTTGACCGCGATGGTCGAGCAGATCTCAGCCGAGGCCCGGAAGTACGCCGACGCAGACGGCATCGGCCTGGCCGTCGAAGCGGAGTCGATCACCCCGATCGTCGAATTCCCCGCCGACACACGGCAACGCCTGCAAACCGCGCTCGGTCACCTCGGCGACATTCCGGTGCTCCCGACCGCCGCCGGACACGACGCCGGCATTCTCTCCGCGAAAGTACCCACCGCGATGCTCTTCGTCCGGAATCCGACTGGGGTGTCGCACTCGCCGCTCGAATTCGCAGAAGCCGCGGACTGCCATCGTGGTGCCGAGGCACTGGCAGATGTGATGGCGGAGTGGGTTCAAGAGTCGAGCGCTGGCCAACCCTCCAACGATTTCTCCACTAGCTAAATTACGGGTTCCATCTGTACCTCGGGCACGACTCTGGACCTCGGCTTCGAACCACATTGCCACCCAATCGCTGACGTACCGTTGCGGCGTTTGAACTCGGGTGCGCACGGGCGAGTCCCGCTACCCTGTACACGCGAGACGTACTGTGTGTCACTGCTGGGCGTCTCGCCTGAATCGTGCCGCACGAACAGGACCCGGTGATCGCCCAAGGCTGTAAGGAGTCACATGGCCACGGTTGGTGACTTCGTCACCCGTGTCGGCCTCGGGTCTTTGATGCCAGGTTCCACCGACCGGATCCAGGACCGCACGGTCGCGACGGTTGTCGAGATGACGACGCCGGGTCCGTTGAATCTCGACGACGGGTCCGTGGTCTACGTGCCGTCGACCTCGTGGTCATTCCTGACAACACCGGAAACGCTTCCTTCGCAGCTCAAGTCAGCGGGGGCGTTGGCCGTCGTGGTCAACAACGACGATCTGAAACTCCCGCCCGAGTTCGTCGAAGCCTGCGTCCACGCGTCTATTCCGGTCCTTCTCCTGCCGAAGTCCAAGACGTTGGATGAGCTGAGAGCTGCTCTGGCGGGAGAGACCGCTGGCGTCGACACCCGCGATGTCCACATCTCCGACCTCGATGCGATCCGCGGAGCGCTGAACGGTTTCACCGCGGGCACCGGGACCGAAGCGTGGGTCGTCATGGAAGGCGCCGTGGTGTCCAGTTCACCGGTCAACATCGCTCACCTGATCAAGATCCTTGCGCGTAAACCAATTGTGTTGCAGCAGAGCATTTGTGCAATGACCACGCTCAACGTTCCGCTACCTGCATCTGGTCACACACTGGCGATCGCGAATCCGAGCCGTTCCGCGCTGGACCTCATCGGTATCGAGAGTCTCGCCCGCGAGATCGATACCTACGCCCAGGCCATCGAGGTGAAGCGGTCAGCTCGACGACAGATCGAAACCGCGCTGGTCCGAGAACTGATCGAGGCCAACGTCGCTTCTGCCACCCTTGATCCGTGGGTGGGGTCATTTGATCTCTTGCCAGGGAGCCGTGTCCGGGCAATCGCAGCCGTCCTACCCGAATCCATGAAGTCCGAAACCGAGGAAGTCGGCAATGCTCTGCGCGACCTGGGTTTACTCGATGGCGGTATCTGCGTCACCGGTGCACACGGTGGCTGCGCGTACGCGCTGATCACACTGCCCGACGGCGAATTCGGGAGATCAGACGAGATCACCGGATTCGAGCACCAATTGAAGCTTCTGGCGGACCTGTTCGAGTTCCGACACCAGCAGGCTCTGTCTCTGGGGGTCAGTTCCTGCGTTCTCCGAGGCAGCGACGATCTGGTTCGCGGCTTGATCAACGCACGACAGCTTGCTGATCGTCAGGCGCGATCGACAGTCGCCGAGATGGACGAGATTCCACTGGCCGTGCCACTGTCGGCAACGTTGCTCGCCGCCGAACCCGAACTAGCGGCGGTTCTGGGCCGGGCGCTGCTGCAGCCGGTCATCGACTACGACCGGGAGAAAGGCACCAGTTATCTGGAGTCGCTTCGAACGTTCCTGGCGTTGGACTGTCAATGGGCCACCACCGCCACGGAATTGGGTATTCACATCAACACGCTCCGATACCGGCTCAAACGTATCGAAAGACTGACCGGACGTGGGCTGCACACGACGGCCGACCGCTCGGACTACTACTTGGCCCTGTGTTTGCGAGAATCACCCGGGAGCGGCTAGCGACCGTTTTCCTGACCACCACGGCTCCGGTAATCGTGGTGAAAACTCCTCGAGGACATCATACTTACCATTTGACGCCCGTGCGACGTACGACGGGTGGGCGCTGTAGTGGTTGTTCAGGAAATAGAACGGCAGCCCCTCAGGGTTGCGCTCGAATCGAACCCCGAGCAGAGCGGCCGACAAATGGGCGGGATCAAAAGAATCAGCGTGTTCGGCGGCGATCCGAATCGCATGAACTGCGTTGTACGCACCGACCTGGGCTGGATGCGACCATCGCTGGCCCCTGATCTTCCACAGAGACTCACGGTACGAGCTGTTCACATCTGAATCGACGCCGGAGAAATAGGTTCCGGTCATGAAGTGCCCGTTGGTCAACTCGGGGGACATGTGGGCCAAGTCGACCTCGGTGGTGACGGTGGCCGCGATCGGCAGAGTCGCCGCGCTGAATCCCGCGTAGTGGAACTGTTGGTAGAAAGCCGCGGTGGAGTCCGTGCCGACCAGGTTGCAGATGATCACCGACGGGTTCTTACGGCGGATGTCGTCCAGAACGGTCTGGAAGTTCGTCTCGCCGAGCGGGGCGTACCAGCTTCCAACAGTCTCGACATCAAGATGAACGCCATGCCGTGCGATGGCCTCGGCCAGCACGCGCGGGTACACGTAGTCAGATCCGATGATGTAGACCCGGCGGCCGAGATTGTCGGCGACCCAGCTCAGGTAGTCGGCGAGGTACTGGTTGGGGGCGGCTCC is a window from the Williamsia sp. DF01-3 genome containing:
- a CDS encoding glutamine amidotransferase family protein, producing MCGIVGLHLRDRALYPELGALLTGMLDQMCDRGPDSAGMSIYGDPTWSPEGHATVSLLENPLSASDLASALTTALGVEATVIDLEPTTVLHAAVPSDELVAAVRGVAPAARIIGFGSEVTVLKGMGNPTELAHRFGLPNASGWQGVAHTRMATESAVTAEGSHPFSVGTDQCLVHNGSFSNHMSIKHELERSGVVFDSQNDTEVGARFIAKQLAEGVDLEKSLLMLNETFDGFYTLLVSNKDSFAVVRDPISCKPAVIAETDRWVAMASEYRALAGLPGVDTARIFEPEPEEVYVWHRQ
- a CDS encoding protein glxC, with amino-acid sequence MAPSVTETPNAVATADDTAEITTFDLLSTTVRSVNETLQSLQAPNQSVITAPQGAHALACGLDKDIDVTIEGHVGYYCAGMNQQATVTINGNAGVGLAENMMSGTVRVTGDASQSAGATAHGGLLVIEGNAAARCGISMKGADIVVGGNIGHMSAFMGQAGRLVVCGDAGEALGDSLYEARIYVRGTVASLGADCIKKEMRDEHLAELGDLLATAGIDADPADFTRYGSARQLYNFHVDNAAAY
- a CDS encoding FMN-binding glutamate synthase family protein produces the protein MTYNPTLRESATFDRGVIAEIQRAADTGIYDIRGWGAKRKLPHFDDLLFLGASMSRYPLEGYRERCDTDVVLGDRNAKFPLHLDIPITIAGMSFGALSGQAKEALGRGASEVGTSTTTGDGGMTPEERGQSKNLVYQYLPSRYGMNPDDLRKADAIEIVLGQGAKPGGGGMLLGQKITERVAGMRTLPMGVDQRSACRHPDWTGPDDLAIKIIELREITNWEKPIYVKVGATRTYYDVKLAVKAGADVVVVDGMQGGTAATQDVFIEHVGIPTLAAIPQAVQALQEMGQHRRSSGARGESGSVQLIVSGGIRSGADVAKAMALGADAVAIGTAALIALGDNNPRYAKEYQELGSDAGFYDDFQAGRDPAGITTQDPELSKNLDPVEGGRRLANYLRVLTMEAQTLARACGKSHLRNLEPEDLVALTVESSAMARVPLAGTTWIPGKM
- a CDS encoding helix-turn-helix domain-containing protein is translated as MTLPEPAFSPGVVEDTTPREVCDHDGAGPLELLIGSQTRRLRISAGLSVSEMAAATGISKSMLSKIENAQTSCSLATLSKLAAALDVPVTSLFRGEKTQRESVFTRAGTGAEIVGRGTRAGHHYELLGALRGQHRRLEAVVVTLREQTTSTPRFQHPGTELLHMLEGEMVYGHDNSEYTLHAGDSLLLDGEGVHGPTELTQLPIRFLAVTAYPDNYSE
- a CDS encoding allantoate amidohydrolase; translated protein: MTAFDSMWASILDVGRATTGGYRRFAWNDADMTLREWFTGAATDRGMSVEEDRNGNLWAWWMPGGWKGDPTDAFVTGSHLDSVPDGGAYDGPLGVVSSFIAIDIVRDRGIVPTKPIGVTAFSDEEGARFGVACVGSQLTTGALTPGRALGLRDADGVTLAEALTRSGRDPSHLGADPTLTDRVGVYVELHVEQGRGLDLVDQPIAVASSIWPHGRWFFSFTGEANHAGATRLVDRRDPMLAFASSVHTARSAATLHDAVATFGKVRVLPNGANAIPSEVLAWLDARAADESTLTAMVEQISAEARKYADADGIGLAVEAESITPIVEFPADTRQRLQTALGHLGDIPVLPTAAGHDAGILSAKVPTAMLFVRNPTGVSHSPLEFAEAADCHRGAEALADVMAEWVQESSAGQPSNDFSTS
- a CDS encoding CdaR family transcriptional regulator; its protein translation is MATVGDFVTRVGLGSLMPGSTDRIQDRTVATVVEMTTPGPLNLDDGSVVYVPSTSWSFLTTPETLPSQLKSAGALAVVVNNDDLKLPPEFVEACVHASIPVLLLPKSKTLDELRAALAGETAGVDTRDVHISDLDAIRGALNGFTAGTGTEAWVVMEGAVVSSSPVNIAHLIKILARKPIVLQQSICAMTTLNVPLPASGHTLAIANPSRSALDLIGIESLAREIDTYAQAIEVKRSARRQIETALVRELIEANVASATLDPWVGSFDLLPGSRVRAIAAVLPESMKSETEEVGNALRDLGLLDGGICVTGAHGGCAYALITLPDGEFGRSDEITGFEHQLKLLADLFEFRHQQALSLGVSSCVLRGSDDLVRGLINARQLADRQARSTVAEMDEIPLAVPLSATLLAAEPELAAVLGRALLQPVIDYDREKGTSYLESLRTFLALDCQWATTATELGIHINTLRYRLKRIERLTGRGLHTTADRSDYYLALCLRESPGSG
- a CDS encoding transporter substrate-binding protein, giving the protein MKIGMLFSLTGPLAQMEQSILDGALLAVDEINNDGGVRGQDLRPAIYDDHSEVLSSARGINHLCGTEHVNVIVGGYTSASRVAMLPAIHANRALLMYPTYFEGEEADPRVFYCGAAPNQYLADYLSWVADNLGRRVYIIGSDYVYPRVLAEAIARHGVHLDVETVGSWYAPLGETNFQTVLDDIRRKNPSVIICNLVGTDSTAAFYQQFHYAGFSAATLPIAATVTTEVDLAHMSPELTNGHFMTGTYFSGVDSDVNSSYRESLWKIRGQRWSHPAQVGAYNAVHAIRIAAEHADSFDPAHLSAALLGVRFERNPEGLPFYFLNNHYSAHPSYVARASNGKYDVLEEFSPRLPEPWWSGKRSLAAPG